Within Falco cherrug isolate bFalChe1 chromosome 12, bFalChe1.pri, whole genome shotgun sequence, the genomic segment CTTTAAGTGACTGAACTTCATCTCTTATATTTATATTCTCCTGCTAGTAATCTGTACACATCTATAATCACTTAATGGAGCTTACACGCTAAGTGCTCAGGAAGACGCATCGGGGTGATGAGGAGGGCTGCTTAAAATGCCGTCTCCTGCAGCATCCAGAGGAGCCTGTCTGCTGGAGCAAGATCTGGCTTCCAGTGCCTGGTCTGACCATCTTTCCTCCCACCCCGTCCATGATTTGGTTTCTAGAAGCTCACAGCCACTCGGTGTGACTGTTGGCAGGAAGCATAGTCAGCTGCAGCTAAGCCTGGCCCTTAGCCAGCCTGGGAAGCCTTCATTCTCGGTGCTacccctctgccagccccgagtcccctccctgcctggtgGCACCTCTGAATAGGACGGGTGGTGCTGCAAGGGAGCTCTCCAGGGCAGCTCCTTCCCTGGTCCCCTCTGCGGGCTGGGAGAAATCTTTAAAAGCGGCACAACTGATCCCAGCGTGATTTGTGTGAAATAGGAGATATCTCCATGTAACTGCTCACAGATGTAAGAGATTTACAAGCAGTACTTATGTTTTGCTGTATTACACAGGTTCTTATCTGCAAAATGGCAACAGTAACATCTCCTCTTCCTAGCATTTgcttgttgttgttttttcatctgtaagGGCTGGGTGCTGTCATGGTTACTGGTTGCCCAGCATATGCACCAGAAGTCCCAGTCCTGTCTTCAGTTCCAGCACTGTCCCAGGGGAGAACTGGCAGTCTTGGAATGGGAGAGTCAAGGAAATGCATGCCAGCGAGGTGTCATAGAGGCACGTTTAGGGGCAGCCTCACAGGACCAAGTCAGGCACCTCAGAAATGCACATGAAGTCAGGTGTTTGCTCCAGAGAaaactcactcactcaaagGCGTCCTTTCAAATACTGTTAAAGAAGGAGACAGCAGGTCTCCCTAATGGCTCCTCACTCAGCTAGAGAAGTCCCACAGGAAGAAGTTCAAGCTTGTGTCATCTGCGACCCAAAAAGGCCTCAGATTCCTGATGACAGCCTGTCACAGTGACTGGCTTTCCTTTCATCTCTTACTAAAGCGGAGACACTGCGAGAGCCAGTGCAGGCTCTCGGATGGCTTGTGCGCGGTCAGACTGTACTAATATGGAACCAGCATTAACCCCATTCCAGCACACTTGTATCCGCCTGACACCTGCAAAATTTTGTgaccccaaccccccaaaagCACGGCAGAGAATATTAGGTTCTCACCAGAGCAGTCACCAGGGAATCCCAGATCCTGACCCCAGTTCCGAGGCCGTCTTTTAGAGTTTACCCAGTGACAGCAGGATGCGCAACAGTCCTGGAAGCAGGGATGGACCTGAAACTACACCAGCCACTGCAAGCAAGTGCCAGCGATCACTAATATGTAATTCAGCAGGCAAGAGCCCACCATGCAGCTTCCCAAGGTAATGCTAAACAGGTTGGTTCCAGGTAGGTCACCTACAGGGCAGTACATGGAGATGTTCTGAGCTGTGAGACTGAGGAATGCCTTGTACCAAGGCGTCCCGTTTCCTCAGTGAATTAGactattgcaaagaaaaaaaaaaagaaaaaaaaaaggtggtatCAGGGCTGGCTGCTTAAAAGGCACTTCTAAATGTGATTCTAAATGTGAGGGAATTCTTTAACCAAAAATGCCTAAAGGATGCTGGGGAGCCTAGGGAATTTGTCCTGTCTTTGTGGGTCACCTGGTAATGTATGAATTCctgaaatgtacatttttaCTGCTCCTGCCATACAGATTTGCAGGCTAAGCTAGCATTTGGAGAATAACAGGATTTAAGCATCTCATTAGTTCCAATTATGGGgccttatttattttctgtttgcactTAAGCTTtaggggtgtgggggtgtgtgcaaTTTGTCACAGTGTCATAGCTGGGTCATAAGCCCAGCAGGCCTTCAGGCACTGCAGCAAtacaaaacagtaaataataatttttggcTCAAAATTATTAGGAAAGAGAAAGGTTGGGAAAAGCCtaaaaaatttgctttcatgCCACTTTGAGAGTTTCTGAGCCTATAAATGGCTAGGTAATTCAGGAACATGTTCAGACTAAGAGTACTTTGGAGCTTGCGCAAGGCCACTGTTTTAGATGCCTAAGATGTCCTTAGAATCCAAAACCATAGCAGCAATTATATCTCGACCATGACTGAAGTGACTGGGCTTTGCACAGGTCAGGCAACCCAGCTAGGCTGTCTGCTGGactagttttctttttgcttacaCTTACgcaaaaataagaaacactTATTGTGTTTTCAATAAATAGGAGAAtaactgaatttaaataaactagcttaaatataaaacaatgaaataaagatttaaaaacttATCAAGTACCACTTTGGCCTTTTTAAATACCATGTCTGTAGGTCAGCAGTATAGAACCAGGGTTACAGTGTCTTGCCTTTTCATAAAAGATCTGAATGAGAGTCCaacaaaaaatactggttttataCCTAATcagttgtaatgaaaaaatatgaagaactgTCGTGTGCTTATTAGGGGAAATCATCAGATACTCTTTTATATGATGAACTAACACACTGTGCTGATAATTCTGTAGTGCACACTAAATTACAATTAAAGGCCTTTCTGCTCCACCAAAATCTCATTTATAATCTCTATGGAAATACTCTTCCTGCAGTTATTTCATTTATGCTTCCTTTATCTAATTACTATAATATTGGTTCTGAATCATATTTTCTTAATGTACCCTTATTCAAttataaagttattttcaaGTAGTTACTTTATAATACCAAGTATATTGCTCTACAGCCTTTGTCATTCACCATACTATTTAACTGGCAATGTTTTCTGAAGgtttctcttcatttcagaatcagcttttttttttttttccaaaagcacaCTACATGTAATTACCTTTTTTCTCAtcattttcaagacagaaatGTACAGTTTGATTATTCCAACCTTGCAATCAGGCTTCTCTCTCCCTACTTTGTTTTTTTGCTAATGTCAAAAGCTCGGCAGAAACCTTCCAGGGAACAGCAACATTCTGGGCTGTACAATGTTCTGCTCCTGCCCCCACAGCTATAtaaattttcttcccttacaAATTCCTTCCTACCcatgtttcttttcatctttcctctgttctgtgctgtctcttcatttattttcatctccCATTTTAATCTTCTTAGTCCTTCAAGTATGCTGTATGTGCCCTCTAAGGGAGCGGTTCATACACAGCAGAGCCTGCAATTTCTTAGAAGCAACAGGACCTGTTCATGAGGGTGAATTTTGCTGGCATCCAAGTGCCCTTGATTCACACAGGGAGTTCAGGGTACCCATGACTAGAGTCCACCGTAAACTTGTTATAATGTCATCAAACTGTCTCAGATGCCTTATTTCAGGAGCCAAGACTGAGCCTGATGCCAGTGCAGAAAAAGGAATGCTTTCATCACACGCACAGCTCTGGGCCTCTTGCTCTGGATGGGTGAGGCAGAGCCATAAAGAGAAGCTGGCCTGAAGATGCACATCAAGTGTCGGGAGAGGAGTGGGACCCTGCCTACCCATGGCAGAACTGGCCAGGCCGAAGCAGAGGAGGGAAAGTGTTCCTCAAAACTGGGGACTGCCTGTAGTCTTACACTGAAAGGAGGTGGCAGTGGGTACTCCTTGCGTGCAGGGTCTGACCCTTAGGGCTGACGGTGGCCCATGTTACAGGGCAGCTACAGCTCTGTTAACTTTCATGCCTTTGTAAATACTGGGCATACTGATAATCCTTTGCACTTTTCTTGAAGGTTGCACTTTTCTTGAAGGATTCAAATGCACAATTCACCTTCTCACTTTGCTCTGGGTAAAAAAACGTGGAAAAGACCGTAACACATCCAAAGCGGCAGGGTATCTCCCCTTGttatccttccttttcttcctggcaggggcagagccTCTGGCAAAGACTCACAAGCACTGACTTGAGGGTGAAAAGAAAAGGACCTTTAATGGTAAGAAACTGACCATGTTACTGTGTGCTCTTGTGTTAGAGTCAGTCAAGAACTTAGATGTGTAGTTTGATCCGCTATAACTGAACAGGGCTCTGCAAGCAAACCATGCGGGGTAtgacaaaagcagcaaatgccAAGCAAAGAAACAGTCACTGTCAGCTAAGGGGATGCAGTGGTTTCCTCTAACACTGGTTCTGCTTTTGTTgtgcagcccagaaaacaaaGTCCATGCTCTTGAGTACTCCATATCCACAAGAAGATCGAGCCCAGTTCCAGGACTTGGTGTGTATGTTATAGTGTTTGTGAAGCCAGAAAATCTCACCATGAGTTACTGTACAATAAACCTACTTCTTCATTTATACCTAAGTGGGGACCCTGTTCCATTCTTACAGCAGCATATTTAATAAGTAATAAAATAGGagtttgttaaaaagaaacttaTTTCTTGCTAGGAAGTCTTTGGTTTAAATGCCCATTTTCAGACATTATACGTGAAAATGGGCAAGTCCTGCAGTAGGTCACTTACTAAAAATTTGATTTGAAGATCAGCCTACAAGTCATAACCACTCTCATAAAGATGTAACTATCATAATAACTTTCCTTTTCCCAGTTGGAAGTACAAGATGAACTGTTCTGAAGCACCTAATGTATAACtaatgtttatttgttttacaagTAGCTTTACAGCTGCAATGTTCCAAGAATGCTTAAATTCAATAAACAGCTATTATAATTCACTGAATGGTGGCATTTCCTCTATAAGAAAACATAACCTAtccattctgatttttcagaatcagtaaaaaaacctgccagGTATATTACCCCACAGTGAGATTTAAAGTGCTTCTGCCTCCTTGGCTATATAAACAGTACATCCAGATTGTAGGATTCTAACTTGATGAGGCAATACTCTGTAGGAATTATTTTGATGCATGTTTTTTTACTTATGTTACAAGGGGTGTTACTTGGCATGTCATACCATATTACAAGTCATGAGGCAGAGGATGTAATGGGTGGTGCGATGGCCCCTCTGAGCAGACCTGAAATTGGTATATATAAACTAGAGTATTTTACTACTGCATGACATCCCCCAAATGTATCCACATAAGTTCTCACCTGTCTTTCCCAGTTTCCCGTTTAAAAAGGTCATCAAATTGAAGCATCTTGTGGCGAGAAATCATATATGCTTTTAACTGAGGCAGTATCTGATTCATCAGCTGCAGGTTATTATATACCAAGCCTTTACCATCTCTCCTCATGTAGCTGCTAGGACCCCAGAAGATAAACACAGCACCGTGACTCATATTTAAGAGTTCGTTGCGATTTCGCAAAATCCTCTGAATACTGGAGTGTGCAATGACTCGAAGGCTCGTTTTGTTTCCGACATCTTTTCCATAACCTCGAGTAGGTGCATCATTCATTCGTATTACGCATTCTGTCTCATCGATTCTGTCACCTTGTTTACTTCCCAGAAGGTGTCCAGAGCTGGTTACCAATGCACAACTCTTGCAGTGCATTTTTAAAGGCTGCAAAGACATATATACTTCAAAATTAGCTGTAGACATCTTCCCATTCACTACATgataattatattttacatatatgtggcatattttacagcaaaaatatCAGAGGACTTTACATAAATCTCTCCCAGCAGTTTTCTCAAGTAAGTGGGGACACGTTACCTGTACATTTTGTAGATGGGGGAAACGTGGTATAGATGTATAGCCCTCAAAGTTCCTCTGTGGAGTAAAGTCCACTGTGTTTAAATCCTTTCCGCTGCTGCTTCATATACAGTAATCACAACAGCTTCTATAATGTTCCCAGCTGCTTAGGATTGTACTTCTTCCACTTGCCATAAATGAGCTATAATTAGAGTATTTTTGattctttctcttccattttttttccagaaataatcTTAAGTCTTCAGAAGCACAGGTGTGAACAGCTTTTCAACCCTGGGGTCAGGACATTTTGCTAAGGGAAGAGTGTTACACTATTTCAAAGCTGGTGCTATAACCACTGCAGTGATCGCATACCTCCTGTGTGGTTCAACCGTCTGAGCTGGTCAGTGATGTCTGGACATATTTTACATGACAGGGAGTTGGTGCACTGAACTTTTTCTAGCTTGTCAGGGTCATGTTTAAAAGTTACACAGTAAAACAGAACAGGAGGTGCCTATTCAGGGAGTGGCTGACCTAATGGaattaaaagagtaaaaaaagcgtttatgaaaacaaaaatgtatgaTAAATTGTATTCCTGAAGTATGCCACCAATACAGGTATCAGTAAGAGGATATGTAGATGTGTCTGCTGCTCAGCATGAGAACGAAAGAGGGTTAACAGTGTCCCCAAAGCGCTACTTTATAACAAGACTACAATAAACTCGAGGTAAAGACTGTTTGAAGGTGTGCCTTGGTGGCCCTCCAGGAAACAGTATCTTGCAGCATTTAAGCCCAGTAACACCAGATTACAGAACATACTTTGTATCTTAATTGTTTCTTTGCAATAAAAAGGCTGACAAACGGAACTGTGGTGGCTCACCCGTCTGAAGTTCTTTGGAAGGCCATTTTGATTCATCATCATTTTGATCTATTGATCATCTCTCCCCTAAGGACGTCCATCAGAATTTTATTCTCATTGTTAACCATAAAGAATGGAATTCCAATACCTTCCTGGTGAGTTAACAGGCTTGTTTAATTCCAGAGGCTCCGAATCAGGCACATAACATGCCGAGAGCAGTTGTCTCCTGCGCTGGGGCACTGGCCTGACCCTGTCGTATACCGAGGAGGTGACAGTATTCATTGGCTCTGAAGAGCGCTAGCAACCTAAACCCATCTTTGACAGAGAGGGCCTCAGCTCCTCGAGATCAAATGCTGTGGCTCTCCATGACGGCTCGTTGTTCACACCGTTACAAACATAGCTAGCATGTCTCCAACTGTAAACGTGGGTTTATTAGCAGTGAGGAGAAGTTATAGTGACATATAATTACACTCAGTATCAACCACATGTATATAAGCATCAAATGACTAAATCAGTGTGCAGTGAGGCATAGCCGAAAacttaaagctgaaaaaaaaaaaaaaagatacaaccTAGGTCTGAGAGAATCTCAGTTCCCcatttgaaaatgctttggCCCCTAGTATTTGAAGGGGGTATTTTACTTAAGTaacttggttttaattttgaaggTAACAAGTGGTTGCAGGCTgagcttttttcctgtgagaaTAGCTAATGAACAATGaagtgctttttaattaaagacaaaataactAACTGTACAATTTGTACTATGATACAACCAGTAAGCTTTGTATTGCCATCCTCCCCAAACAACAAAGTCCCTTTTTCTTCACATATATGGATTGTAATCCAGAGCTAATGATATGGGTAGAAATGTTCATGCCTTTGTGAGCCAAGGTTCCTAATGTGGTATTTacatgcattttcctttaagCTTTCATCTGCCACTTTGATGAATTACCTAGCAAAAAGCTCTAAGGTGAGCTAGCTGCTCCAGCATCATGCTTGGGAAAGCAAGATGAAGTGCTAATGAGGTTAAAGGAAATGTAGTCAGCACCAATGTTAAACTCCCATGGGTTTGAATATCCACATAGCAAGACATTTTCACCTAAACAATCTCTGCTGGTTTCTGGCCTACTGAGCTACAActtacttgtttcttttaaaagtctgCCAGAGAATTCATCAATTGTTAGGAAACAAGGGCAATGATCAGTAGAGCCATGGAAacttggggaggggagggaggggatgtCAACATTTGCTAGATTTATAAACATTAATAAACCCCAAAAATCTGTCCTAGATCTTGTTTGAAAACTGTTCCTTCTGGGAAAAAGTCTTTAGCCTGAAACACTCGGGCATTGCCTAGCCTCTTCTTGAATGATGCATGGGGGCTGAGAGCATGTAGCTGCTCTGGGCAAGTCATTTTCAGTCACCTCACTCAGATTCTTTCAAAGTCTACAACACACCTAAAAATTGTCAGAGGAATTCACAGCCAACAGCCACAACATTCTCATACCAGCTGTTTATAATGCTTTGACAATAttgaaaggaaggggggaaaaaggtaTTGGCTGTAATACCATCTCATTGGGAGGCAGCAGTTGCACCAGAAATGTCATCTACTTAAGCCGTAATAATGAAGGCACAAGGGAGTTCTTTGGGTTTGATGACCAGCTGGGAGAAGTTGATGGCCTGAGAACAACCAGGGGCCATTAAGCCAGGAGAACATTAACTCCAAAGCAAGCTCTCTGTTACAGTAATTATTACAGCCAcactgggggggaaaaagcaaacccatGACATTTAAGATATATCTTAGGGTGGCGATGCAACCTTTACTTCATGAACCTTGCTTCAAAATGCTCAGAAGAGGGATAGGGTGAGAGGTAGGTAATTTTATGGCATCTGTGTTAATAACCTGGAAATGCAACCTATCGTGCATGTAAGAGCTGCTGACGTTTATTGTACCCACTGTCAATAAGCAGCCACAGTTTCACATGTATCTGAACAATATGTACAGCAGCACCCTGCATGACACGGCAGAGCATGTGGCTACTTCTGCAATGCAAGTCAGTCACACCAGTACTCAGGGCACTTCATATGTGTCAGCCAAACAAACTGCCTAAATTACCTCTCAGCTTCCAGGCACCTAAAAATGcatgggggggcaggggagggagaatAGAGGTTACAAGACAGCAAGCTCACAGTGCTAGAACCCCAGAAGATGGCAAAATCAGCAGGTACTTTTCCAGGATAGATGGACTATCCCAAGGGAATCGAGGAACCAGGTGAACCTTCCTAGGTTCTGGTAAACCCCGTAACAGCACCTTAGTGGCTGTAACAGGTGAGTGCAACCTTGCGCTGCTGTAGGTATCACAGGCCAAACTGACTCCTGGCAACTTTCACTCACATAGATTATAGCCCATCCAGTAAGTGCTGTTGCTAGATCACATGGATCTGGTTTGTTTAATACCAGCCAACAgccaaacagaaacaaaaaacaatgcCACAGTTGTTCCTGTATTTTCCAATTTGAGGCAATCTGCTCTGTTATTGACTTTAAAATCTATGTTGTCCAATgatagaaaaatgttattttcagcCACTTCgttgctaaagaaaaaaaaaaaaaatcaatgggaaaATGTTATTCCTAATTCAAAATATGTTACTCTTAGATATAATTATGTTCTTTGTGATGAAATCAAatgatcaatttttttttctttgcttaaagAAGTCTTTAGGTTTTAAAGCCAAGATTTAGAAAACAAGACAATTCCCTCCAGCAAAATCAGGAATGCTAGAAAACACACTTTTTGCTAAACTGAGTACTTAATGACCTATTTTCAAGACCCCTGGGTTCAGATCACTCCATTATCAGTAGTATAAAAGTTTCCCTTCtataaatagaaaatagaatattttatctTGGCAATGATGATCTAGCCAACAAAAGTGAAAAGATTATGATCATCTTCTGGAGTGAAGAACAGCTCATTACTGAGAAAAAGACCACCTGTCAATTCATGAACACCAGCGTTCCTCATAGATAGATCTGGAAATACTACAGATTAATTCAAAGTGTATTGGGAGAGAGCAAGAGAGACCGAGAAAGGTTAAAGAATATCCACATTCTTTTTGGATGAATGACCTTTAACTAAGCATTTGAGACAAAGTGCAAAATATCAATAAGGTACTTGACAGCTATGTTTTCCTCTTGCACTGCAACGCCTCTACAGCATTTTGTTAGCCAGCACCACCGTGCTTGTCTTCTGTCTGATCTGGAGTGAAAAGCTATAGGGCTTCTTCACTCTGTATTAACTACCTGAACCGTATTACTGAACCAACAACCTCCTCTGCAAGAGCTCCCAAACTGGCTGCTGAAGTAAAAGCAGTGGTAGAAATAAGATGACCGATGCACAGGAAGGCAAAACTGTTCCAATTTTCAATTGAATTAATTTCGTATAGGGCTACATCAAtgagaaaacacagataaaCACTACAAGAATGAGTCTTACTGGTTAAGGAGAAAGTGAGCTTATTCCAAGGCAGTctagctttctctttttgttataaAGCAGATAATTTCATCGGCAGGAGTTTCACATCTCCCCTGCCTGGTGCCCGTTGTGCCTGGCCTAAGCACAGCAGCTAGCTTTTGACACTCACTGTGTGTTACCtcaatatttgctttttatgttcCTTGCCTTGTGTACAGAACTTAATCAGCATTTCATATGTGATGTTAATGAACCCTGTTTCACCCCATGTTCAATGTAGTTTATTATTTGTGGCTTGTTCCTGATTGCTGGGTCATCAGCCACTGGCAACAACATCGAGTAATTAGTGCATTGccagtaataaatattttgttgtggCAGCTTCAGTTCTAACTTTTTACATTCTTGTAGCTTTGAGGTTTGTCACAAGCTGCTGGCTCAGGACCACTGCTCCGCTAGGGCTAGCTGCTCCTTCCCAGTTCTCCTCTCCCAGAGGCTTCAAGGACAATCCTGTCACAACAGGCACCCCAACCTCTGCAGGAGCTGCGGACACCCCCAGCTCATTGCTGGCCCATCATAAATGGCTGCTGGAGCTCCTGTGAGCCCCTGTCACTTGGCACCGCTCCAGATGTAAAGCTTCTCTTGCTGTTATGCCCAACCCTCATGAGAAAGCTGTATTGTTTCTATTGGTGTGCCTCTTTCCTTCCTATTTTCCCCTAGAACCCTGACAACTGTAAGGCcaaatttgcttttttgggggaaatTTCCAACAATCACCTTAAAGTAGAACAGAAACCCTGACACTTCTGTAAGTCAATGCAGCAAGCCGTGGGGCTCAAGCTGTCTCATTAGTGAAGTACAGCTGTGCACTTCGGAAGTGATTTCCACAATACAAGTACTCTAGGAGACATGATCCTGTGAAAATAATGCAAGTTCCctgattatttttgctttgtaataTACTGATGTTGGAACAGTTTTCATAATAATATGAAAAGAaccaaaaatgaaaagacataGCAGCACAAGCAAGTATCTACCTGACATACTACGTTTAGGTAACGCTTCTGTGTACAAAAAGCTGGAACAAAACCCCAGACAAACACTTAAAAGCACGAAGAGAGTTTTGAACCTCAACCAACTTCAGCTTGCTGTGGCACACACCCTTTTGAAGTCTCTGGGACTTTTGATTTTGTGGTGCAAAGTTCTCATCTAAGAGATGATTTTGCTTTGACCATGACATTTTCACATGTAGGTTCAGACAGGGAGTGTAGCTTAATTGCTATACTCTGCATGCCATCTCAGATTTTCCCCTCAAGTTTCataaattttcattctttaacCCTTATGCTAGCAGGTACAGAGAGCTCTTAAAGAGGGGAGCAAAAATCCTTTcagcaaatatatttataatttttgttgAACTAGACTTTTGGAACATTAGAGAATCTGGCGTGAAAACAAACTGCACTAGCCACTGAACTAAAAGCAGTGATTGCCTTGAAAACTGTATCCCAATGACTGTTATCACACAAGTAAACAGAAAGGGTTAGGAGATACCACTTGCCCAACATTGTTAATCCTTATGCAAATTCAAATAACAAACATTTGCAGCAAAACTCTGCAATTCAAAAAAGGCTTGGCAAGTCTGTTCCTAAAGATAAATGCATGTctgtttaaaaagataaaagataaaTGAATTTCTTACTActtctctttgtttcttgcGCTGTGGAGCTTGAATATGCAAATGTGgaaacattagcattttcatttctcattgATTCTTTGGAGTTAATTATATAACTGGACCCTGCCTTCAGATATTTGGTAAGCAGAAACAGTGAAATAGCCAGACTTCAGCAACTCCAATCATCACACTAGCGATCACAGCACCCtaggttttatttctccaaGGAAcggaatatttttgttttccatgacACTATACTGATGGGCATCTGCAAAACCTGTAGTAAAAATATAAtacttccattttcaaaatgtcCTTAGACATATCtaatttgatttcaaaatatgaagctataatatgagaagaaaaacaaaaaacaagtgcACTCCATAAAGCTTTCACTGGGataattttcttagaaaaagtACCGTTAAGCACATTAGTCAACCAAGAGTCTTCTGCTTGTGTGAAGTGTTTTCCGGCACATTAACTCTTTTTCAGGGGACTGCCTGCTATTCAAAGCTTCCAtcagattaattaaaatatgtctcctctcactggaaagaaaaggcatgAGTTTGGTTACAGGACATTGATCACCTATAGAAACCATGCCTTTTCTAGTTACATGAAatacaagcagaagcagcacaggagaCTCAACAACAACATAACCTTTAGTATGTGGAGCACAATTCTTTTCTTATTTGGAAGCATGATTACCAGGTGCTGATGTTTTCCCCTAAGCCACCTGAAGTAAATATAAGGTGCAACCTTGCAAACTGTCAGCACATATAAAGCTAAGATTTAAAGAGTAGTTTCCATCCTGCATCCTATAAATGCGTCCCATGAGGAAGATTAGTATCAATCATAGGCTTATTGGAGAGGGAGATCGGATACAATGATAACCTGAAGCTATCAGCTAGAGTAATGGcctaagaagaaaaagcaatcagagaaagaaaagagtatCCTCAATGAAAGACAGAACTGGAAAATCAGGCAGGAATGTATCATGTTGATGAACATGAGCTGTTATACAAGAGAGCGAATCATATGAACAATATACAGGCTCTAAAGAAATGGTTATTGCCTAATGTTTATCTTAAAAGGAGTGCAAATAGACATCCATATTACATCAAACCGCTGTACTTTTGTTCTGCAGCTAAAGTTCTTGCActaaaaagcaataaagccACAAGCGTGGTATCTTAACTATGCAAACTGTTAGCACTGAAGTGTCAGAAAAACGGGAATTATTTCAACAGTCTATCAAAAAGGTATTGGACAGTTTGGATTTTTGCTTCGGAAAGTTTTCACATCAACTTCTCTCATCTGCTTCGGTATGTTTTGGCAATTCGTTCCAGTTTAAATGCTTCATGGAAATACGCCCTCAGCTGCCATCGCTGCACCTGTCATGTCtgtgcaagattttttttgaacTTCAAGTTTTACAAGGTCACTTTTATTATCTTTAAAGCCAGGCATCACTGATCCTTA encodes:
- the ST6GALNAC5 gene encoding alpha-N-acetylgalactosaminide alpha-2,6-sialyltransferase 5 isoform X3, giving the protein MPSLAGSGRTGGREAHKMKTLMPLKMHCKSCALVTSSGHLLGSKQGDRIDETECVIRMNDAPTRGYGKDVGNKTSLRVIAHSSIQRILRNRNELLNMSHGAVFIFWGPSSYMRRDGKGLVYNNLQLMNQILPQLKAYMISRHKMLQFDDLFKRETGKDRKISNTWLSTGWFTMTIALELCDRINVYGMVPPDFCRDPNHLSVPYHYYEPLGPDECTMYISHERGRKGSHHRFITEKRVFENWARTFNIHFFQPDWKPEPLTVNHPEVKPVV